A portion of the uncultured Fretibacterium sp. genome contains these proteins:
- a CDS encoding M48 family metalloprotease, giving the protein MSPDKNGLRRVGAILLLVFLVNSSPIPPRPSEAAARKSSRPAVSADKRAEDNGADLGLEKERKIGRKALAEIEKNWPLEADPARLARLRMILNRLEPHMERRIPYEIRIVKTEALNAFCLPGGFIFFTSGILDLLKTDSEIAAVMAHEMTHADRSHGLKMAAKSKAVSLAALAVMLLSGGAAAPVVLAQVAQVTITNSYTMEFEKEADSNGLDVLIAAGYPPGGMVTLLEKFMNEELKQPIRDYGIYMDHPESRERLQAALDKLKKLGIRVERKHSLALLRTAFRETPKRAELTIDGYAVWGGRKTPEVRAALEQARTTLNSDFQMELAPYDLRIEGDRLYIGNKLLAQGTADMDDMPTLRKNLMAALDRARRQHPVAKYFR; this is encoded by the coding sequence AAAAACGGATTGAGACGAGTTGGAGCAATACTCCTCCTCGTTTTTCTCGTAAACTCTTCCCCGATTCCGCCGCGCCCATCGGAGGCTGCGGCCCGAAAGTCCTCCCGCCCAGCCGTCTCCGCCGATAAGAGGGCCGAGGACAACGGCGCCGACCTTGGGCTGGAGAAGGAACGGAAGATTGGCCGGAAGGCATTGGCGGAGATCGAGAAGAACTGGCCCCTGGAGGCGGACCCCGCTCGTCTCGCGCGTCTTCGGATGATCCTGAACCGCCTCGAACCCCACATGGAGCGCCGCATCCCCTATGAGATCCGCATCGTCAAGACCGAGGCTCTCAACGCCTTCTGCCTGCCCGGCGGCTTCATCTTCTTCACATCGGGCATCCTCGACCTCCTCAAGACCGATTCCGAGATAGCGGCGGTCATGGCCCACGAAATGACCCACGCGGACCGCAGTCATGGTCTGAAGATGGCCGCGAAGTCCAAAGCCGTCTCCCTTGCGGCGCTCGCCGTCATGCTCCTGAGCGGGGGAGCGGCGGCCCCGGTCGTACTGGCTCAGGTGGCCCAGGTGACGATCACGAACTCCTACACGATGGAGTTCGAGAAGGAGGCGGACAGCAATGGGCTGGACGTTCTCATCGCCGCGGGATACCCTCCCGGCGGGATGGTCACGCTGCTGGAAAAGTTCATGAACGAGGAGCTGAAGCAGCCGATCCGGGATTACGGCATCTACATGGACCACCCGGAGTCCAGGGAGCGCCTTCAAGCAGCACTTGACAAGCTGAAAAAACTCGGCATCAGGGTCGAACGGAAGCACTCGCTGGCCCTCCTGCGGACCGCCTTCCGGGAGACGCCCAAGCGTGCGGAGCTGACCATCGACGGCTATGCGGTCTGGGGCGGTAGGAAGACGCCGGAGGTCCGTGCGGCGCTCGAGCAGGCCCGAACCACGCTGAACAGCGATTTCCAGATGGAGCTTGCCCCCTACGACCTCCGGATTGAGGGCGACCGTCTCTACATCGGAAACAAGCTCCTGGCCCAGGGAACGGCGGACATGGACGACATGCCGACCCTCCGCAAAAATCTTATGGCCGCCCTGGACAGGGCCAGGAGGCAACATCCCGTCGCCAAGTATTTTCGATAG